In the genome of Ancylomarina subtilis, one region contains:
- a CDS encoding YncE family protein, giving the protein MKKVLSLALGLLIASFSLVSCSDDDNNEIPRLKGNFVLNEGSTNGSISLIDTEDKVTLNYFEAVNGIPLGKFPQSMAMNDKYVFIVVTTDSGAGYVEVVTASDFKHYATIEGLSYPREIAIDGNKAYLSNGTGVTGTYPNQVKQNNEIHVIDLNTMAITSEIAVGAGPEKIIISGDELYVANSGGWSNDDNTVSVIDLDTDKVIKTITVKSCPKDMVKDANGDIWVYCSGVADYSSWPNVAYTNSGISKIDANTHEVTSFALTSLSTAGIKNIAISKDKKTVYYMSDAVYAMNINDTALPTTKFIDATFYGMDVNPKNGNLWMCAAVDATTSGKVIVYSNKAEKLKEFTVGSMPNSTTFSN; this is encoded by the coding sequence ATGAAAAAGGTTTTAAGTCTTGCGTTGGGATTATTGATTGCAAGTTTCTCATTGGTATCATGTTCTGATGATGACAATAATGAGATTCCTAGATTAAAAGGGAATTTTGTGTTAAATGAAGGAAGTACTAATGGATCAATTAGTTTAATTGATACGGAAGATAAGGTAACTCTTAACTACTTTGAGGCCGTTAATGGTATCCCATTGGGAAAATTCCCACAGTCGATGGCAATGAATGATAAATATGTATTTATTGTCGTAACCACAGATTCAGGTGCAGGTTATGTGGAAGTTGTAACAGCATCAGATTTCAAGCATTATGCGACTATTGAAGGACTTTCTTATCCAAGAGAAATTGCTATTGATGGTAATAAAGCATATTTATCGAATGGAACAGGAGTTACAGGTACTTATCCAAATCAAGTAAAACAGAATAATGAGATTCATGTTATCGATTTAAATACAATGGCCATTACTTCTGAAATAGCTGTAGGAGCAGGTCCAGAAAAAATAATCATCTCAGGTGATGAATTATATGTTGCAAATAGTGGTGGATGGTCGAATGATGATAATACAGTTTCTGTGATTGATCTTGATACTGATAAAGTGATTAAAACCATTACTGTTAAATCTTGTCCAAAGGATATGGTTAAGGATGCTAATGGAGATATTTGGGTTTATTGTTCAGGTGTAGCGGATTATTCAAGCTGGCCAAATGTAGCTTATACTAACTCTGGTATTTCTAAAATTGATGCTAATACACATGAGGTAACATCATTTGCATTAACAAGTTTAAGTACAGCAGGAATCAAAAATATTGCGATCAGCAAAGATAAGAAGACTGTTTATTATATGTCAGATGCTGTTTATGCAATGAATATTAATGATACTGCTTTACCAACAACAAAATTTATCGATGCAACATTTTACGGAATGGATGTAAACCCTAAGAATGGTAATCTTTGGATGTGTGCAGCGGTTGATGCAACAACTTCAGGTAAAGTTATTGTTTATTCAAATAAGGCTGAAAAGTTGAAAGAATTTACAGTTGGAAGCATGCCTAACTCAACAACGTTTAGCAACTAG
- a CDS encoding nitrogenase component 1: METFLPSILPDAFSGALFALEGIKDSIVVLNGPTGCKFYHAAVSGDQLCRGFSYDPVSNPERYYFRQNRIPCTFLDDHDFVYGAKEKLEGVLNFIKEDQFNYLALVNSPGAALIGDDLEAYFRNAYPDLAGVCIENTGFSAPFHQGFSDTLLQVLQSLAPQQKSKTDPRSVNLVGISIYHKYFEGEVQEMKRLLSLCGISVKTTMLAGDSTAQLSRFAEAELNIILQPEFGKPAAMWMEKEYGIPYLEQETGMCIGFDATESLVLSVCKQLGVDFHAALEDIKRARARAFANIYSFNSLTGLPKGAYFSIKAEASFAYSMTHFLYSYLGMLPECIDLIDVIPNDPYQKKLLQFLEEKDLGDRLGSVGKLELSSLLLADANSIAQTQLQNDNLFGIEISLPGFGYTHVIPRALTGVSGCLYLLEQIINGLRFIKR; the protein is encoded by the coding sequence ATGGAGACCTTTTTACCAAGTATTTTGCCTGATGCCTTTTCGGGAGCTTTGTTTGCTCTTGAAGGTATAAAAGATAGTATTGTTGTATTGAATGGACCAACGGGATGCAAGTTTTATCATGCCGCCGTTTCAGGCGATCAATTGTGTCGGGGTTTTTCCTACGATCCGGTTTCAAATCCCGAACGCTACTATTTTCGACAGAACCGAATCCCCTGTACATTTCTCGACGATCATGACTTTGTGTATGGCGCGAAGGAAAAACTGGAAGGCGTCCTTAATTTTATAAAGGAGGACCAGTTTAATTATCTGGCTCTGGTGAATTCGCCGGGAGCGGCCTTAATTGGCGATGATTTGGAGGCCTATTTCAGGAATGCCTATCCTGATCTTGCGGGTGTTTGCATTGAAAATACAGGGTTTTCAGCTCCCTTTCATCAGGGCTTTAGCGATACGCTATTGCAAGTATTACAAAGTTTGGCTCCTCAACAAAAGTCCAAAACAGATCCACGAAGTGTAAATTTGGTGGGAATTTCCATTTACCACAAGTATTTCGAAGGAGAGGTTCAAGAGATGAAACGCTTGCTGTCCTTGTGTGGCATTTCAGTGAAAACAACGATGTTAGCGGGTGATTCTACAGCCCAATTGAGTCGTTTTGCCGAAGCGGAGCTGAATATTATCTTACAGCCTGAATTTGGCAAACCAGCCGCTATGTGGATGGAAAAAGAATACGGTATTCCTTACCTGGAACAGGAAACAGGTATGTGTATAGGTTTTGATGCCACTGAAAGTTTGGTACTTTCGGTTTGTAAACAATTGGGGGTAGATTTTCATGCTGCTTTGGAAGATATTAAAAGAGCCAGAGCCCGCGCTTTTGCAAATATCTACAGCTTTAACTCTTTAACAGGATTGCCTAAGGGAGCCTATTTTTCTATTAAGGCCGAAGCCTCATTCGCTTATTCAATGACTCATTTTTTGTATTCCTATTTGGGCATGTTGCCCGAGTGTATCGACTTAATTGATGTGATTCCTAATGATCCCTATCAGAAGAAGCTACTTCAGTTTTTGGAGGAGAAAGATCTGGGTGACCGACTGGGAAGTGTTGGGAAATTGGAGCTTTCCTCTTTACTTTTAGCAGATGCTAACAGCATCGCTCAGACTCAATTACAGAATGATAATTTGTTTGGAATAGAGATCAGTTTGCCTGGTTTTGGTTACACTCATGTTATTCCGCGAGCCTTAACAGGGGTGAGTGGTTGTCTGTATCTTTTAGAACAGATTATTAATGGCTTGAGGTTTATTAAGCGCTGA
- a CDS encoding TonB-dependent receptor plug domain-containing protein, with protein MKRTFLTAFALLSFMNFASQAKDEPVVDTTAVRHLNLNEVQINASRVNAKLKDLPQKVDVITRRVIESTSALDMGELLKKTAGVDIIQYPGVSSAISMRGFAPSTSNKYNVILIDGRPAGTTNIATIDMSNVERVEILKGPFSAQYGSSAMAGVINIVTKESHKDMSGSVGVAYGSFKTFKGNLSVGGSLSESMDFDVSYNYQKQGDDYKVGKKNFWGKSDAESILDQSTYGERMEHSQFERHNANARLGFILNENWKINMNQSVFIANGIETPGSFWHIYGMNSKDINQYRTSADVLGTMGIHNLSFSPFHSKEESTTFNSKYGNTESTHKNYGFILQDAFKLGDHSLAFGVDNKNDLYETNKWSLAGDEAAPYRPNYLTQTTGLFGQINTKAIDGKLNLAMGARYDHIQFELKNSEFFFVDNRKEEYEVFTQNVGAKYEIIDGLSVHSAWGNAFLAPDAFQVAGEYTKGSTTYKGNSNLKAEQSNTFDIGFEYNKFAKGIKFDFTYFTTHHNNKIVGKTIDPDGTSGTGDEYESYINADRADMDGIEIEASYDFGALADYNYSLKMYVNYTHLIDATVTQHVKKEDSTFGNEESPMRYVRDNNANFGIEFDNLKGFTTQLNARYIGHRYEDNYMYEADYSNWPSVSKMPINFNGTAVRSGLENEDVLRHPEFMVFDYSASYTFKEKYTFGLTISNLLDENYTEKDGYNMPGRSIIAKLAYRF; from the coding sequence ATGAAAAGAACATTTTTAACGGCTTTTGCATTGCTTTCATTTATGAATTTTGCATCTCAAGCTAAGGATGAACCTGTTGTAGATACAACAGCAGTTCGTCATTTGAATCTAAACGAAGTACAGATTAATGCTTCACGTGTAAACGCAAAATTAAAGGATTTGCCTCAAAAAGTGGATGTGATTACCAGAAGGGTAATTGAATCAACTTCTGCGCTGGATATGGGGGAATTGCTTAAGAAGACAGCTGGTGTTGATATTATCCAATATCCTGGCGTGTCATCAGCGATTAGTATGCGAGGTTTTGCACCATCAACTTCGAATAAGTACAATGTCATTTTAATAGATGGCAGACCAGCAGGAACGACAAATATCGCTACAATTGATATGTCGAATGTTGAACGTGTTGAAATTTTAAAGGGGCCATTTTCTGCACAATATGGTTCATCTGCAATGGCAGGAGTTATAAATATTGTAACCAAAGAGAGCCATAAAGATATGAGTGGTTCGGTAGGTGTTGCTTATGGAAGTTTTAAAACGTTTAAAGGTAATCTTAGTGTAGGTGGTTCTTTGTCTGAATCGATGGATTTTGATGTGAGTTACAATTATCAAAAGCAAGGAGACGACTACAAAGTTGGTAAAAAGAACTTTTGGGGTAAAAGCGATGCTGAAAGTATTCTCGATCAGTCGACCTATGGTGAAAGAATGGAACATTCTCAGTTTGAAAGGCACAATGCCAATGCTCGTTTAGGTTTCATTTTGAATGAAAATTGGAAAATCAATATGAATCAGTCGGTGTTTATTGCCAACGGCATTGAAACGCCAGGTTCATTTTGGCACATTTATGGTATGAACTCAAAAGATATCAACCAATACAGAACCAGTGCAGATGTGTTGGGAACGATGGGGATTCATAATTTGAGTTTTTCTCCTTTTCACTCCAAAGAAGAATCTACAACCTTCAATTCAAAATATGGAAACACTGAAAGTACTCATAAGAATTATGGTTTTATTCTTCAGGATGCATTTAAATTGGGAGATCATTCTCTTGCTTTCGGTGTTGATAATAAAAATGATTTATACGAAACCAATAAGTGGAGTTTAGCTGGCGATGAAGCGGCACCATATCGTCCTAATTATTTGACTCAAACAACAGGATTGTTTGGACAGATTAATACCAAAGCAATAGATGGCAAATTAAATTTGGCAATGGGTGCTCGTTACGATCATATACAGTTTGAGCTAAAAAATAGTGAATTTTTCTTTGTAGACAACAGAAAAGAGGAATACGAAGTCTTTACTCAGAATGTAGGTGCTAAATATGAGATTATAGATGGGTTGAGCGTACACTCAGCATGGGGAAATGCATTCTTGGCTCCTGATGCTTTTCAGGTAGCAGGAGAGTATACTAAAGGATCTACTACTTATAAAGGAAATTCTAACTTGAAAGCTGAACAAAGTAATACGTTTGATATTGGTTTTGAATACAATAAGTTTGCTAAAGGAATTAAGTTTGATTTCACTTATTTCACGACCCATCATAATAACAAAATTGTTGGTAAAACAATTGACCCTGACGGAACATCTGGTACAGGTGATGAATATGAGTCGTATATAAATGCTGACAGAGCAGATATGGATGGTATTGAGATTGAAGCATCATATGACTTTGGAGCATTAGCAGATTACAACTATTCTTTAAAAATGTATGTTAATTATACACATCTTATCGATGCTACAGTTACTCAACATGTTAAAAAAGAAGATAGTACCTTTGGGAATGAGGAGAGCCCAATGAGATATGTTCGCGATAATAATGCCAATTTTGGTATTGAATTCGATAATTTAAAAGGCTTTACGACTCAATTGAATGCGCGTTACATTGGACATCGTTATGAAGATAATTACATGTATGAAGCGGATTATTCCAATTGGCCATCAGTAAGCAAAATGCCAATTAATTTTAATGGAACAGCTGTACGATCGGGATTAGAAAATGAAGATGTTCTTCGTCATCCGGAATTTATGGTGTTCGACTACTCAGCGTCATATACTTTTAAAGAAAAATATACATTTGGTTTGACCATTTCAAACCTTCTGGATGAAAATTATACCGAGAAAGATGGTTACAATATGCCGGGAAGATCGATAATAGCTAAATTGGCTTATCGATTCTAG
- a CDS encoding TonB-dependent receptor plug domain-containing protein — protein sequence MFGRRSNFLFLLVYPGVFFFIRYKMKLKFLFVLLGSFVSLCGWSQTVGIDTIQIKTVDILAPRLQHLSTTEKKVQIDSILIQRYGGSDLSSLLQKTSLVNISSNGSLGALSTVGMRGASATQTSVNWNGIPVNSLTTGSADLSLINAGSFDNVQVVYGATASLYGSGTLGGAIELSNTPDWKNKSSVGLMSEISSFSNYKTKLHGKYSNKWISYSGQAFFQYGKNDFTYTDKYDFGSPTERLNHNQNRAFGTIQNLHLNINKNYVDLGVWYQVKEKNIAGLMGIGKPVSFQKQRDSSFKAFVGWKKLMGKFRVEAKSAYLSDYLKYTDRGSANNTGYKVFSEIESKRWLNDMNLRWYLSDQWSVDVNGKYNWLKGITNNYIKDITENESRLMIAAKYTPQIGTFIFTYGKEWNSEVNPPDMYSLSYLVHLVSNLIDVRGKASTHYRRPTFNERYWINAGNLKLKSEEGWNYELGLVMLSQNVLYGSLTVDLNLYRAQNDNLIVWKPVHGTVWSPVNIGKSLIQGVDIEATHLLDDMNYSIRTSLKYAYNDAYDNDKEGEKYQETLGYRPHHLIKFSSDYFRGNWNLGILSTFRSETNTWEGDKVDENVLVDMSVGYRFNTKFANVRLTGRVENLLDKSYEIVRFYPMPGRAFHFGVNIIF from the coding sequence ATGTTTGGAAGACGATCGAATTTTTTATTTCTATTGGTCTATCCTGGTGTTTTCTTCTTTATCAGATATAAGATGAAGTTGAAATTTTTATTTGTGCTGTTAGGAAGCTTTGTAAGCTTATGTGGCTGGAGCCAAACTGTTGGGATCGATACGATTCAAATAAAGACCGTTGATATTTTGGCGCCTAGACTTCAGCATTTGTCTACTACTGAAAAGAAAGTGCAAATTGATTCAATTCTCATTCAGAGATATGGAGGAAGTGATTTGTCTAGCCTGCTTCAGAAAACTTCATTGGTAAATATTTCTTCAAATGGTTCATTGGGAGCTCTTTCAACAGTGGGGATGAGAGGTGCATCTGCGACTCAAACTTCAGTTAATTGGAATGGTATTCCAGTTAATTCGTTGACTACTGGTTCTGCTGACCTATCATTAATAAATGCTGGTTCTTTTGATAATGTTCAGGTGGTGTATGGTGCTACAGCATCCTTATACGGATCTGGAACTCTAGGTGGAGCTATTGAACTTTCGAATACTCCGGATTGGAAGAATAAATCTTCTGTTGGATTAATGTCTGAAATTAGCAGTTTCTCAAATTACAAAACTAAGCTTCACGGGAAATACTCAAATAAATGGATTTCCTATTCAGGACAAGCCTTTTTTCAGTACGGAAAGAATGATTTTACTTATACGGACAAATATGATTTTGGCTCACCCACTGAACGATTAAACCATAACCAGAACAGAGCTTTTGGAACCATCCAAAACTTGCATCTAAATATTAATAAAAATTACGTCGATTTGGGTGTTTGGTATCAAGTTAAAGAAAAGAATATTGCAGGTTTGATGGGGATAGGGAAACCAGTTAGTTTTCAAAAACAACGCGATTCTTCTTTTAAGGCTTTTGTGGGGTGGAAGAAGCTAATGGGTAAATTTAGAGTGGAAGCTAAATCGGCATACTTAAGTGATTATTTAAAATACACAGATAGAGGAAGTGCAAACAATACAGGCTACAAAGTTTTTTCAGAAATAGAATCAAAGCGCTGGTTAAATGATATGAACCTTAGATGGTATTTATCCGATCAGTGGAGTGTTGATGTAAATGGTAAATATAATTGGTTGAAAGGAATTACAAACAATTATATAAAGGATATCACCGAGAATGAATCACGATTAATGATTGCTGCCAAGTATACTCCGCAAATAGGAACTTTTATTTTTACTTATGGTAAGGAATGGAACTCAGAGGTAAATCCTCCTGATATGTACTCTTTAAGTTACTTAGTTCATCTTGTATCCAATCTTATAGATGTTAGAGGGAAGGCTTCGACTCATTATAGAAGACCAACTTTTAATGAGCGTTATTGGATTAATGCTGGAAACCTCAAACTGAAATCTGAAGAGGGATGGAATTACGAATTAGGTTTGGTTATGCTTAGTCAAAACGTTTTGTATGGAAGTCTTACTGTAGACTTGAATTTGTATAGGGCTCAAAATGATAATTTAATTGTTTGGAAACCGGTACATGGAACAGTTTGGAGTCCTGTAAATATTGGAAAGTCTCTTATTCAGGGAGTAGATATTGAAGCTACACATTTATTGGATGATATGAATTATAGCATAAGAACGTCTTTAAAATACGCTTATAATGATGCTTATGACAATGATAAGGAAGGTGAAAAATATCAAGAAACTCTAGGATATCGACCACATCATCTAATTAAATTTTCTTCTGATTATTTTAGAGGGAATTGGAACCTTGGAATTCTATCTACATTTCGCTCTGAAACGAATACATGGGAAGGTGATAAGGTTGATGAAAATGTACTCGTAGATATGAGTGTTGGCTATCGCTTTAACACAAAATTTGCAAATGTTAGGCTAACAGGAAGAGTAGAAAACCTGTTGGATAAATCATATGAAATTGTTAGGTTTTACCCCATGCCTGGCAGAGCTTTTCATTTTGGGGTAAATATAATTTTTTAA
- a CDS encoding nitrogenase component 1 has product MNQGMFDQEKKASQIAIYGKGGIGKSTISANVSAALASCDKKILQVGCDPKHDSTRLLMNGREITTVLDYLRDTEPNDYNLDDILFKGYRDVACVEAGGPEPGVGCAGRGILSTFKLIEDLGVREMHFDYTIYDVLGDVVCGGFAVPIRREYADRIYVVTSGEYMSIYAANNILKGIKNYDHGMKRVGGIIFNQRGIADEEGRVQRFAKAVNLPVCVHIPRSDEFAIAEQEGMTLTQRFPNSPIRGKFENLANEMIRNSELFEANPLSDMELEETVLGFKVEVSNHVNEEKTLAQKNGTYQTVASDLLLAKEDTCNYKSAKKVTESKVVEKKDPKSFISKGLLYREPLHGCAYNGSIGVTIQIKDAISLSHGPASCVHMANNAITSIGRRALFERGSVLAANIIPPLQSTDMDESVMVFGGMDLLRKKVENCLQQKPSAIFVTTSCTPGIIGDDLDHIIQMGTDACPVVPIKADGDMAGDYMQGVIMAHIEIARHLIDKRVEPKGNKVNIIGERSVGRNAEENHRIVEELIASLGLEVNCRFVKNTTVDEIRNFMMAEYNILSKDDYMGRMMKDFLEKEFGAKFFPHRLPVGFFETQQWLEGLSEIYNKQNQFVALIDQKREEFQQRVDVLKPYLKGKRLVVVMYMRNIDWLLETAFALEMEVLQINLLNSCMDDRFTSRYAEDIKVVENYEFVNQGEDLLELKPDILLTNYNTSTIKGDFLCDTIPYSPSCGFFSGIELASRWKEIFSNHIKESWKNDGDLFTKYFA; this is encoded by the coding sequence ATGAATCAAGGGATGTTTGATCAAGAGAAAAAAGCGTCACAGATAGCTATATACGGGAAAGGTGGAATTGGGAAATCAACCATTTCGGCCAATGTTTCCGCGGCATTAGCATCTTGTGATAAGAAGATATTGCAGGTGGGATGCGATCCCAAGCATGATTCCACCCGTTTGTTGATGAATGGGCGAGAGATTACAACCGTTTTAGATTACCTGAGGGATACCGAACCCAACGATTACAATTTAGACGATATCTTGTTTAAAGGCTATCGGGATGTGGCTTGCGTGGAAGCAGGAGGGCCAGAGCCTGGAGTAGGTTGTGCCGGAAGGGGAATCTTAAGCACTTTTAAATTGATTGAGGATTTGGGCGTAAGAGAAATGCATTTCGACTATACCATCTACGATGTGTTGGGTGATGTGGTGTGTGGTGGTTTTGCCGTACCCATACGCCGTGAATATGCCGATAGAATTTATGTGGTTACATCGGGAGAATACATGTCGATTTATGCTGCCAACAACATCCTGAAAGGTATCAAGAATTATGACCATGGTATGAAGCGGGTTGGGGGAATTATCTTCAACCAAAGAGGAATTGCTGATGAGGAAGGACGCGTGCAAAGATTTGCTAAAGCGGTGAACTTACCTGTTTGTGTTCATATTCCTCGGAGTGATGAGTTTGCGATTGCCGAACAGGAAGGAATGACCTTAACACAACGCTTCCCCAACTCACCTATCAGAGGGAAATTTGAAAACCTGGCTAATGAAATGATCCGGAATAGTGAATTGTTCGAGGCCAATCCATTAAGCGATATGGAATTGGAGGAAACCGTTTTGGGCTTTAAGGTTGAAGTTTCTAATCATGTTAATGAGGAAAAGACTCTGGCGCAAAAAAATGGAACCTACCAAACTGTAGCATCTGATTTACTGCTTGCCAAAGAGGATACTTGCAATTATAAGTCTGCGAAGAAAGTGACTGAAAGTAAAGTTGTAGAGAAAAAAGACCCTAAAAGCTTTATTTCAAAAGGTTTGTTATATAGAGAACCCCTGCATGGCTGCGCTTATAACGGAAGTATTGGTGTCACCATTCAAATAAAGGATGCCATCAGTTTATCGCACGGACCTGCCAGTTGTGTCCACATGGCGAATAATGCCATAACCAGCATTGGACGGAGAGCTCTTTTTGAGCGTGGATCGGTATTGGCAGCCAATATTATTCCTCCCCTGCAAAGCACGGATATGGATGAGAGTGTGATGGTTTTTGGTGGTATGGATTTGTTACGTAAAAAAGTAGAGAACTGTTTGCAACAAAAGCCCTCTGCAATATTTGTTACGACATCTTGTACGCCAGGAATTATAGGTGATGATCTGGATCATATCATCCAAATGGGAACCGACGCTTGTCCTGTTGTTCCCATAAAAGCTGATGGCGATATGGCTGGGGATTACATGCAAGGCGTTATTATGGCACATATCGAAATTGCCCGACATCTGATAGACAAAAGGGTGGAACCTAAGGGGAATAAGGTGAACATCATAGGAGAGCGATCGGTTGGCCGAAATGCTGAAGAGAATCATCGTATTGTGGAAGAATTGATTGCTTCATTGGGACTTGAAGTTAATTGCCGATTTGTTAAGAATACAACGGTTGATGAGATTCGTAATTTTATGATGGCTGAGTATAACATCCTTTCAAAGGATGATTATATGGGGCGCATGATGAAAGATTTTTTGGAGAAAGAGTTTGGTGCCAAATTTTTTCCACACCGTTTGCCTGTAGGATTCTTTGAAACACAACAGTGGTTAGAAGGATTGTCTGAAATATATAATAAGCAGAATCAATTTGTTGCTTTAATTGATCAGAAAAGAGAAGAATTTCAGCAACGTGTTGATGTGTTAAAACCTTATCTGAAAGGCAAGCGACTTGTTGTAGTGATGTACATGCGAAATATCGATTGGTTGTTGGAAACAGCCTTTGCTTTGGAGATGGAAGTCTTGCAAATCAATTTATTAAATTCCTGTATGGATGATCGATTTACGTCCCGATATGCTGAAGATATAAAGGTGGTTGAAAATTACGAGTTTGTAAATCAGGGTGAAGATTTATTAGAATTAAAGCCTGATATACTGCTAACCAATTACAATACTTCAACAATTAAAGGGGATTTCCTATGTGACACGATTCCCTACAGTCCAAGTTGTGGCTTTTTTAGTGGTATCGAATTAGCCAGTAGATGGAAAGAAATTTTTAGTAATCATATAAAGGAAAGTTGGAAGAACGATGGAGACCTTTTTACCAAGTATTTTGCCTGA